Sequence from the Drosophila innubila isolate TH190305 chromosome 3L unlocalized genomic scaffold, UK_Dinn_1.0 0_D_3L, whole genome shotgun sequence genome:
TTACATTCCGTAGAATCAAAAGTCACGCAATTTAGACAAGTTGTATGTCGCGATTATAAGTCGTACTTGAACTGTCGCCACAGTTAATCACCTCGtaacatttaaacaaaaatccaACTGAATGAATAACCTAAATCTAAATCGCTGCTAATGAAGGATTCAACTTGGTCAAAATCTCGACATGCCAAGCAAAAACGAAAGTGAGAGTGAGAATAAAAAGAGACACACTAAGAGAAGAAACAAGCCTCTTGGCAAGTTGTCGTATTTTAGCCATGACGTAAACCGGTTTCCCGTCGGTTTTCATTCAAGCGGTtccaataacaaacaaaagcgAATAATGATAAACAgcgaaacttaaaaaaaaaaactataacaaCACAATGTGCAAGAATACAGTATTCTTACGGGCTCGACTTTAATATATCCCTTAATTCGCATACACATTAGAAATTTATAGCAGAATACATTCTATACGTCAATTAAACTAAGAATACATTTATCTATAGACCCCACCCATCATACCCTGTGTGATTTTTACTACAGGGTATTACCGCCTTCATTTGTGTGTCCGTCATGTTTAAATAGGTCAAGTACGGTTTCAGGACAAATTGCTAGGTGCGTTTTTGCTGCCGTTCAAAATGTAATCTTACGTCACTTAAAAATAggcaaaaaacattttcagccAATTTTAGAGTATTTTGGCTAAACAACTTGGCAAAAACTGTTGCTAATCAACTGCGGCTTAGCCCAGTTAATTACCCAATATGTGCTATGAGTTCTCATTCTccttatatacatttttttttttttaattttcaatagtATTAGTTATACGGCGCCTGCGGAGAACAacgaaaatggcaacaacaacaatagcaacgaTATCAATGATGATTACGaatataatgatgatgattatgatgatacGGATAAAAATCCGGAGACTGCCGCTAATCGACAATTGGATATAAcaccatcaacaacaacaacaacatttcgaCCTATTTTTAGTAAGTtctaaatataacattttccTATGTTCAAATATGCTCAAGATAAGTTATAAACTCAAactattataattaaagtttaaccATCTTGCACGTTATTTACCATGTTTTATGATTAACAAGTTGTTAAGCTATTttcaaactatttatttatacttttctagGTATTCCTCGTCGCAGCAGCCATGTGTTAGAGCCAAGTTGTCCACGCAGCTGCCTTTGCATGGAGGATTTCAAGTATGTCCAGTGCACACATGCTCAACTGACCCATGTGCCACTGGACTTGCCCAAAATGGTAGCAATAATTGATTTGAGCCACAATGACATTGCTGAGCTGCGTGCCGAGGATTTTGCCAATTTATCCAAAGTGGTGGAAATCAATTTAAGTCACAATTTGCTCAAACATGTGGACAAGGAGGTAAGTTAAATAGgtaatttgaaatgaattagTTAATTAACTATTTCTATTCTTTGTAGGCATTCAATGGCTTGGAGCGTTTGCTTCGCCTGCGTTTGGCCAACAATCAATTGACCAATATCGAACCCGACACTTTTGCTGGTGCCACAGACTTGAAATTATTGGATCTGAGCAATAATACCATTTTACAACACACAGATGGCTCATTTGTGAATCAACCCAGTTTAACTGAATTCAGCTGCTCGAATTGCAGCTGGACGTCATTGCCAGAGCAGATATTCATGAATATAAGTGGCTTAAAGGTCCTGCGCTTGGATCACAACGAATTCAAACGGGTAAGTTGCGCGCCAAATGCTAAAGTTATCGATAGTCGAAGGCAGCTGGATatcaagttggcagcaccgcATACATGCCAGACATGTCTGTATAGTTGTCTCCCTCTATCTGCCGCATGCGCAGCTGACACAAATACTGATGCTTGTTCTTCTCGTTTGACAGCAAATCAATACGAAAGCTTTAACACCGCTaaagaatataattaaattgaaactgCCCGAATTGGAACAAGCTAACATTGAGGAGCTTTGCAAACAACTCAAATCAATTGATACCATCagctttaaaaactttgatgtTAGCTGCTTTGAGCTCGTTCTCGGTACACCGTTTAACGAGAGTCTCATTCAGGCGACAGACTCGTCAATTAAGCGTGTGACGGCGTTGACCAGCACTCCGAGGCCAGCAACGCCCTTGCCGCCGCGCACAGGtgacaaataaatagaataactCTCAATTTGAAAGTGGAAAAATTCATATATCGTTTCAACAGCGAACCGCAAtcgtaacaacaacaacagacacatGGCCAACAACGGGACGGCAATTGTGGCCAAAGCGGGCATCATGACTGAAGCAGATGTGAAATCAACCACGGATAAGGAGGAGCCCTACAAGGTGCCCATCTCGCAGGAGACCATTAACACACTGCTCATCTGTAAGTGCCTGTCACAaattatatagttaaatatataaaaattttgttgaattccTTGCAGGCATTTTGGTACTTGCCATTGTCGGCATCGTTGTGGGCTTAATTTGTCGGAAAGACATCGGTGGCATTAAGACAAAATGTTGCCGCACCAGCAAACCAGAGCCAAAGGATCAGGTGCATCCCACTGAGGAAATACCGCTTAATAAGTTAGCCTAAGACGCATGCTCGCTGCcttaaactaattatttacaatttacaaataacaattccaaaaaatttcatttgttaaatCAACATTTGCAGCATTTGCCAAACGTTACGAGACTTGCACTCTGTTTGCATATTGTAGTTTGATCCAGAGAAGATAATTGAATTGTAGATGGGATTATAGCATTAGTCACTTAGTTTAAGTCGCTTAGACCACTGTTATTTAGAACATACTCCTCCTACTCACACCTCGTTTTGGGTAACatgaaaacaatatatttattatgtattctATGGTTACGTTTGGAGCACACATCATATCAATAATATTGACATAAATGTTAGTTCTTAGATTCTTTCGTAATCTTAACATAGACACTTTGCcaatttatacaataaacaacaattattgTAAATAGTTTAAAGAAATGAATGTCTTTTACTAATGTCAAAATCATTATTAAAGatgatttgacaaagttgaaTAGGGAAACAATtcagatttttatttgctcGTACGCGTTATCTAAATGTTTGTATCTTATCCTCTCCTACAACATTATCTAGACTTTCTATcattaaatgcttttaatcTCATTAAGTtggattataaaaaaaaacttgccaGACAAGTGGGCACAGCTATAAGTgttttatatacaatacaattgTTTATATTCCAGGTAAGGGGAAGTCAACGCGtgcaattaaatcaataaataacacGAGAATAAACTGATTACATTAGAAATTAGAACACAGGGGCAGGAGTTGAAGGGTTCCggagtaaaataaatacacgGAACCGGGTCAAAGTcacacaaaatatacaaaactaATCGCATGTTCAGttgcaatttgaataaaatacatttggaaactccaatttaattatatcacagacttatacatatgcatattagAAAGTATTTACAggaaaaattaattctatATCAAGTTAAATGGGGATGATACCAAACTTTAATGATCATGTCATGATAACACTATCTTATCGAGGTAAATAACTAATGCGTCGCAAAAGACTTTGACCTATTTAAGAAATCGAAATGCCTAACATTTAATCAATGAACATTGCTcgctaaaagtatgcaaacaCCTGTAgaaagccacaaaaaaataaatagaaggAAATTCATTGGGATGAGACTCTAGGAAGTAAACAAGCCAATACGTTAATCAATAAACAAGTAGGTCaacaaatttaagttgaaGGCGGCAAAATTACACTTCAGATTGTGAAATAACAAATACCCTAAAAAGATCGATTAGTCAGATaagtaatttttgttattccaTAC
This genomic interval carries:
- the LOC117787976 gene encoding leucine-rich repeat-containing G-protein coupled receptor 6 isoform X2 — encoded protein: MKDSTWSKSRHAKQKRNISYTAPAENNENGNNNNSNDINDDYEYNDDDYDDTDKNPETAANRQLDITPSTTTTTFRPIFSIPRRSSHVLEPSCPRSCLCMEDFKYVQCTHAQLTHVPLDLPKMVAIIDLSHNDIAELRAEDFANLSKVVEINLSHNLLKHVDKEAFNGLERLLRLRLANNQLTNIEPDTFAGATDLKLLDLSNNTILQHTDGSFVNQPSLTEFSCSNCSWTSLPEQIFMNISGLKVLRLDHNEFKRQINTKALTPLKNIIKLKLPELEQANIEELCKQLKSIDTISFKNFDVSCFELVLGTPFNESLIQATDSSIKRVTALTSTPRPATPLPPRTANRNRNNNNRHMANNGTAIVAKAGIMTEADVKSTTDKEEPYKVPISQETINTLLICILVLAIVGIVVGLICRKDIGGIKTKCCRTSKPEPKDQVHPTEEIPLNKLA
- the LOC117787976 gene encoding leucine-rich repeat-containing G-protein coupled receptor 6 isoform X1, whose translation is MHVYYKFGLLLIFLLSVSISYTAPAENNENGNNNNSNDINDDYEYNDDDYDDTDKNPETAANRQLDITPSTTTTTFRPIFSIPRRSSHVLEPSCPRSCLCMEDFKYVQCTHAQLTHVPLDLPKMVAIIDLSHNDIAELRAEDFANLSKVVEINLSHNLLKHVDKEAFNGLERLLRLRLANNQLTNIEPDTFAGATDLKLLDLSNNTILQHTDGSFVNQPSLTEFSCSNCSWTSLPEQIFMNISGLKVLRLDHNEFKRQINTKALTPLKNIIKLKLPELEQANIEELCKQLKSIDTISFKNFDVSCFELVLGTPFNESLIQATDSSIKRVTALTSTPRPATPLPPRTANRNRNNNNRHMANNGTAIVAKAGIMTEADVKSTTDKEEPYKVPISQETINTLLICILVLAIVGIVVGLICRKDIGGIKTKCCRTSKPEPKDQVHPTEEIPLNKLA